The Candidatus Syntrophosphaera sp. genome includes a region encoding these proteins:
- a CDS encoding CoA transferase subunit A: MFKLITAEEAAAMIEPHSRVAIGGFLAVGAPETIIDAIVAAGTKDLHMIVIASDWENRGVGKLVVNHQLKSAQVSHTGTNREIQNQMNSGEIKVELIPQGTLMERCRAYGTGLGGILTPTGLGTVVQEGKQIINIDGKDYILEPAIPSDFAIIRAWKADKAGNLIYRKTARNSNPIMAMAGRTTIAEVDEIVEAGELDPEQIVTPGIFVNYIIMSKEN; the protein is encoded by the coding sequence ATGTTCAAGCTGATAACGGCGGAAGAAGCAGCCGCCATGATCGAACCGCACAGCCGCGTCGCCATCGGAGGATTCCTGGCTGTGGGGGCCCCGGAGACCATCATTGACGCCATCGTGGCAGCCGGGACCAAAGACCTGCATATGATCGTCATCGCCTCGGACTGGGAAAACCGCGGCGTGGGCAAGCTGGTGGTGAACCATCAATTGAAAAGCGCCCAGGTTTCCCACACCGGCACCAACCGGGAGATCCAAAACCAGATGAATTCCGGCGAGATCAAGGTCGAGCTGATACCCCAGGGAACCCTGATGGAAAGGTGCCGTGCCTACGGGACCGGACTGGGCGGGATCCTCACCCCCACGGGTCTGGGAACCGTTGTGCAGGAAGGCAAGCAGATCATCAACATTGACGGCAAGGACTACATCCTGGAGCCCGCGATCCCCAGCGATTTTGCCATCATCCGCGCCTGGAAGGCCGACAAGGCGGGAAACCTGATCTACCGCAAAACCGCGCGCAACAGCAATCCCATCATGGCCATGGCGGGCCGAACCACCATCGCCGAGGTCGACGAGATCGTGGAAGCAGGCGAGCTTGATCCGGAGCAGATCGTAACTCCCGGCATCTTCGTCAATTACATCATCATGAGCAAGGAGAATTGA